Proteins encoded within one genomic window of Sphingosinicella ginsenosidimutans:
- a CDS encoding acyl-CoA dehydrogenase, producing the protein MADPKPLPFDWADPFALDAQLSDEERMVRDTAEAYAQDKLLPRVKSAYLEERFDREIMSEMGSLGLIGATIAPEYGGAGLNYVSYGLIARAVERVDSGYRSAMSVQSSLVMHPINAYGTEEQRKKYLPKLATGEWVGCFGLTEPDAGSDPGSMRTRATRVDGGYRLSGTKMWITNAPIADVFVIWAKSDAHDGKIKGFILEKGMKGLSAPKINEKLSLRASITGEVVMDGVEVPEENLLPNVSGLAGPFGCLNRARYGISWGSMGAAEACFHAARTYTLDRKQFGRPLAATQLVQLKLANMITEITLGLQAALRVGRRLDAGELIPETISLIKRNNCGKALDIARQARDMHGGNGISAEFHVIRHAANLETVNTYEGTHDVHALILGRAITGLAAF; encoded by the coding sequence ATGGCCGATCCCAAACCCCTCCCCTTCGACTGGGCCGATCCGTTCGCGCTCGATGCACAGCTGTCCGACGAGGAGCGGATGGTGCGCGATACCGCCGAGGCCTATGCCCAGGACAAGCTGCTGCCCCGGGTGAAGAGCGCCTATCTGGAGGAGCGGTTCGACCGCGAGATCATGAGCGAGATGGGATCGCTCGGCCTGATCGGCGCGACCATCGCCCCCGAATATGGCGGCGCGGGGCTCAATTATGTGAGCTACGGCCTGATCGCGCGCGCCGTCGAGCGGGTGGACAGCGGCTATCGCTCTGCCATGTCGGTGCAGTCGAGCCTCGTCATGCACCCGATCAACGCCTACGGGACCGAGGAACAGCGGAAGAAGTATCTGCCGAAGCTCGCGACCGGCGAGTGGGTCGGCTGCTTCGGGCTCACCGAGCCCGACGCCGGCTCCGATCCCGGATCGATGCGCACCCGCGCGACCAGGGTCGACGGTGGCTATCGGCTGTCGGGCACGAAGATGTGGATCACCAATGCGCCGATTGCCGACGTCTTCGTCATCTGGGCGAAAAGCGACGCCCATGACGGCAAGATCAAGGGGTTCATCCTCGAAAAGGGCATGAAGGGCCTGTCGGCTCCCAAGATCAACGAGAAGCTCAGCCTGCGCGCCTCGATCACCGGCGAAGTGGTGATGGACGGCGTCGAGGTGCCGGAGGAGAACCTGCTGCCGAACGTCAGCGGCCTGGCCGGCCCGTTCGGCTGCCTCAATCGCGCGCGCTACGGCATTTCCTGGGGATCGATGGGCGCGGCGGAGGCCTGCTTCCATGCGGCGCGGACCTACACGCTCGATCGCAAGCAGTTCGGCCGCCCGCTCGCCGCCACCCAGCTCGTCCAGCTGAAGCTCGCCAACATGATCACCGAGATCACGCTCGGCCTCCAGGCGGCGCTTCGCGTCGGCCGGCGGCTCGACGCTGGCGAGCTGATCCCCGAGACGATCAGCCTCATCAAGCGCAACAATTGCGGCAAGGCGCTCGATATCGCGCGGCAGGCGCGCGACATGCACGGCGGCAACGGCATTTCCGCCGAATTCCACGTCATCCGCCACGCCGCGAACCTCGAGACGGTCAATACCTATGAGGGCACGCACGACGTCCACGCGCTGATCCTCGGGCGCGCGATCACCGGGCTGGCCGCGTTCTGA
- a CDS encoding putative bifunctional diguanylate cyclase/phosphodiesterase codes for MGAPLFILSFRHRDELTRVTESAGWQPIAARRADNAEARFVASGAAVAVVDARGALGEGRDAVRAIADAVEANGAALLVLLSRGDGDALGEMYALGATHFLVSPFSDPQLGHAVRFARRHAERVLGPRPARRGGEESDSWRWRPGSRTVELSPALARKAGLGVDGVRRIGLMELLRKLDSEGRRAARGAIRRVMTTGEATAFAHGDADSPGARIAHHVRIRAEGEIVGRAETILSDDADAGASRDPLTGVSDARAARSWLAERLDDAHRGPVVALLLGVSRFDAINAAFGRASGDAVLQSMARRIERQAEADGHGRLAARLAGAEFAVLLDAPATIGDGRVLAQELVETVSRPFAAGGHVVTLACRAGVAISQTGDDAAALLRRASAALAEAKAGDGPPVRVLEEGAESETAREGRLEVDLRRALDKGEIEIRFQPQVSIASDRIVGAEALVRWRHPQLGELGATTLLRVAERSDYLAQLSDHVQRKAIAAAAAWPEALAGLRLAVNITAADIARPGFATQFLAMVRDSGFDPGRLTVEVTESGLIEDLAGAAALLAELRGGGLRVAIDDFGTGYSSLAYLKALPLDYLKIDKRLAQDITGSMRDRIVVRGVIDMARSLGLDVVAEGVETEAQLALLAAEGCTLYQGFLRAPPVDSADLAALVCEQAG; via the coding sequence ATGGGGGCCCCGCTGTTCATTCTGTCCTTTCGTCACCGCGACGAATTGACCCGCGTGACCGAAAGCGCCGGATGGCAGCCGATCGCGGCACGCCGGGCGGACAATGCGGAGGCGCGGTTCGTCGCCTCGGGCGCGGCGGTGGCGGTCGTCGATGCCCGCGGCGCGCTGGGAGAGGGGCGCGACGCTGTCCGCGCCATCGCCGACGCGGTCGAGGCGAACGGCGCGGCGCTGCTGGTCCTCCTCTCGCGCGGCGACGGCGACGCGCTTGGCGAGATGTATGCGCTCGGCGCGACCCATTTTCTCGTCAGCCCCTTTTCCGACCCTCAGCTTGGCCATGCCGTACGCTTCGCGCGGCGCCACGCCGAGCGGGTCTTGGGCCCACGTCCGGCGCGGCGCGGCGGGGAGGAGAGCGATTCCTGGCGCTGGCGCCCCGGCTCGCGGACCGTGGAGTTGAGCCCTGCGCTCGCGCGCAAGGCCGGGCTCGGCGTCGATGGCGTCCGTCGGATCGGGCTGATGGAGCTTCTCCGCAAGCTCGACTCCGAAGGACGCCGCGCGGCGCGCGGTGCGATCCGCCGGGTGATGACCACCGGCGAGGCGACGGCCTTCGCGCACGGCGACGCGGATTCGCCGGGCGCGCGGATCGCCCATCATGTCCGGATCCGCGCGGAGGGCGAGATTGTCGGCCGCGCCGAGACGATCCTCTCCGATGACGCCGATGCCGGCGCGAGCCGCGATCCGCTGACGGGCGTCAGCGACGCGCGGGCCGCGCGGTCCTGGCTGGCGGAGCGGCTCGACGACGCGCATCGCGGCCCGGTGGTCGCTTTGCTGCTCGGGGTCAGCCGGTTCGATGCGATCAACGCCGCATTCGGCCGCGCAAGCGGCGATGCCGTGCTGCAGTCGATGGCGCGACGGATCGAACGGCAGGCGGAGGCGGACGGGCACGGCCGGCTCGCCGCGCGCCTGGCCGGCGCCGAATTCGCGGTGCTGCTCGACGCGCCGGCGACCATCGGTGACGGCCGGGTCCTCGCACAGGAACTCGTCGAAACTGTCTCGCGTCCATTCGCGGCCGGTGGTCATGTCGTCACTCTGGCCTGCCGGGCCGGGGTCGCGATTTCGCAGACTGGGGACGATGCCGCGGCCCTGCTGCGCCGCGCCAGCGCCGCGCTCGCCGAGGCCAAGGCCGGCGACGGCCCGCCCGTCCGAGTCCTCGAGGAGGGCGCCGAAAGCGAGACGGCGCGCGAGGGTCGGCTCGAAGTCGATCTTCGCCGCGCGCTCGACAAGGGCGAGATCGAGATCCGCTTCCAGCCTCAGGTCTCGATCGCGAGCGACCGCATCGTGGGGGCCGAGGCGCTCGTCCGCTGGCGCCATCCGCAGCTCGGGGAGCTCGGCGCGACGACCTTGCTTCGGGTCGCCGAGCGCTCCGATTATCTGGCGCAGCTCTCCGATCATGTGCAGCGCAAGGCGATCGCCGCCGCCGCCGCCTGGCCCGAAGCACTCGCCGGACTTCGGCTGGCCGTCAACATCACAGCGGCGGACATCGCGCGCCCCGGATTTGCCACGCAATTCCTCGCCATGGTGCGGGACAGCGGCTTCGATCCGGGGCGGCTCACCGTCGAGGTGACTGAAAGCGGCTTGATCGAGGACCTGGCGGGCGCCGCGGCGCTGCTGGCGGAGTTGCGCGGCGGCGGGCTTCGGGTCGCGATCGACGATTTCGGCACCGGCTATTCGAGCCTCGCCTACCTGAAGGCGCTTCCGCTCGATTATCTCAAGATCGACAAGCGCCTCGCGCAGGACATCACGGGATCGATGCGCGACCGGATCGTCGTGCGCGGCGTCATCGACATGGCGCGCTCGCTCGGCCTCGACGTGGTCGCGGAGGGGGTCGAAACGGAGGCGCAGCTCGCCTTGCTCGCGGCCGAGGGCTGCACCCTCTACCAGGGGTTCCTGCGCGCTCCGCCCGTCGACAGCGCGGATCTGGCCGCGCTCGTTTGCGAACAGGCCGGCTGA
- a CDS encoding D-alanyl-D-alanine carboxypeptidase family protein: MRKAVTSVALLSTFAYPAVAAAPPFDTPATVAYMVDLSSGAVLYAKNADVQMPPASMAKMMAVHVAFDLIKRGELSPDKMCTVRPETWQQWHGPQAGSTMFLSPGEQVSVRNLLHGIVTLSGNDATVVLSECISGTEAAFVALMNRQAAQMGLRGSHWGNPIGWPDNGATHVTARDLATLAAATIRDYPQLYREYYAVPNFTWGRTMGSNQAITQENRNPLLGRVAGADGLKTGHTEEAGYGFTGSAEQNGRRIVMVLAGLSSFNQRISESVRFMDWGFRAWQSRPLLRQGQHIGNATVQGGSASEVGLVAPRAIAVTYPAGLGQGLSARIVYQGPIRAPIAQGQHIADLVVTTADMPPQTMPLVAEQAVGEAGFFGRMWAGLKALFGLA, encoded by the coding sequence ATCCGCAAAGCCGTTACCTCCGTCGCCCTCCTTTCGACCTTCGCTTATCCCGCCGTCGCGGCCGCGCCGCCGTTCGATACGCCCGCCACCGTCGCCTATATGGTCGATCTGTCGTCGGGCGCGGTGCTCTATGCGAAGAATGCCGACGTGCAGATGCCGCCGGCCTCGATGGCGAAGATGATGGCGGTCCACGTCGCCTTCGATCTCATCAAGCGCGGCGAGCTCAGCCCGGACAAGATGTGCACCGTCCGGCCCGAAACCTGGCAGCAGTGGCATGGGCCGCAGGCGGGATCGACCATGTTCCTGTCACCCGGCGAGCAGGTGAGCGTCCGCAATCTGCTCCACGGCATCGTCACGCTGTCCGGCAATGACGCCACCGTCGTCCTGTCCGAATGCATTTCGGGCACCGAGGCGGCGTTCGTCGCCCTGATGAACCGGCAGGCAGCGCAGATGGGCCTTCGCGGATCGCACTGGGGCAATCCGATCGGCTGGCCCGACAACGGCGCCACCCATGTGACGGCGCGCGATCTCGCCACGCTGGCCGCCGCGACGATCCGCGACTATCCGCAGCTCTACCGCGAATATTATGCGGTGCCGAACTTCACCTGGGGCCGCACGATGGGGTCCAACCAGGCGATCACCCAGGAGAATCGCAACCCGCTGCTCGGCCGCGTCGCGGGAGCGGACGGGCTGAAGACCGGCCATACCGAGGAGGCCGGCTATGGCTTCACCGGCTCCGCCGAGCAGAATGGGCGGCGCATCGTGATGGTGCTCGCCGGCCTTTCGAGCTTCAACCAGCGCATTTCCGAATCGGTTCGCTTCATGGACTGGGGCTTCCGCGCCTGGCAGTCGCGGCCGCTGCTTCGCCAGGGCCAGCATATCGGCAACGCGACGGTCCAGGGCGGCAGCGCGAGCGAGGTCGGGCTGGTCGCGCCGCGCGCGATCGCCGTGACCTATCCCGCCGGGCTCGGCCAGGGCCTCAGCGCGCGGATCGTCTATCAGGGACCGATCCGGGCGCCGATCGCGCAGGGCCAGCATATCGCCGATCTCGTCGTCACCACCGCCGACATGCCGCCACAGACGATGCCGCTGGTCGCCGAGCAGGCCGTGGGGGAGGCCGGCTTCTTCGGCCGCATGTGGGCGGGCCTGAAGGCGCTGTTCGGGCTCGCGTGA
- a CDS encoding CaiB/BaiF CoA transferase family protein: MDRPLAGLKVVELARILAGPWAGQLLADLGAEVIKVERPGAGDDTRGWGPPFAADGSAAYFHGCNRGKTSVAIDLESAEGQAAIRDLVRDADVLIENFKVGGLRKYGLDYDSLKAVNPRLIYCSITGFGQDGPYAARAGYDFMIQGMGGIMDLTGEPDGEPQKIGVAFADIFTGVYSSTAILAALRGRDATGEGCHIDMALLDVQVAVLANQAMNYLVGGQVPHRMGNAHPNIAPYQTFAVADGHVIVAVGNDGQYRKLCALLGAPELGEDARFATNSDRVRNRAELEAALAPRIALRRRDEFLAALAASGIPGGPINDVAQVFADPQVIARGMRIDPGGVPAVASPIVIDGKRQVSDRPSPAASSS, from the coding sequence ATGGACAGGCCGCTCGCGGGCCTAAAGGTCGTCGAGCTCGCCCGCATCCTCGCGGGTCCCTGGGCGGGCCAGCTGCTCGCCGATCTTGGCGCCGAGGTGATCAAGGTCGAGCGGCCCGGCGCCGGGGACGACACGCGCGGCTGGGGTCCCCCCTTCGCCGCCGATGGCAGCGCCGCCTATTTCCACGGCTGCAACCGCGGCAAGACATCCGTCGCGATCGACCTCGAAAGCGCCGAGGGCCAGGCGGCGATCCGCGATCTCGTCCGCGACGCCGACGTGCTCATCGAGAATTTCAAGGTCGGCGGCCTTCGCAAATACGGTCTCGACTACGACTCGCTCAAGGCGGTGAACCCGCGGCTCATCTACTGCTCGATCACGGGCTTCGGGCAGGATGGCCCCTATGCGGCGCGCGCCGGCTATGACTTCATGATCCAGGGCATGGGCGGGATCATGGATCTGACCGGCGAGCCGGATGGTGAGCCGCAGAAGATCGGCGTCGCCTTCGCCGACATCTTCACCGGCGTCTATTCATCGACCGCGATCCTTGCCGCCCTGCGCGGGCGGGACGCGACCGGCGAAGGCTGCCACATCGACATGGCCCTGCTCGACGTCCAGGTCGCCGTGCTCGCCAACCAGGCGATGAACTACCTGGTCGGCGGCCAGGTGCCGCATCGGATGGGCAACGCCCACCCAAATATCGCGCCTTACCAGACCTTCGCGGTGGCCGACGGTCATGTCATCGTCGCGGTCGGCAATGACGGGCAGTATCGCAAGCTGTGCGCCCTGCTCGGCGCGCCGGAGCTTGGCGAGGATGCGCGCTTTGCGACCAATTCGGATCGCGTGCGCAACCGCGCCGAGCTCGAGGCCGCGCTGGCGCCCAGGATCGCGCTTCGCCGGCGCGACGAGTTTCTCGCCGCGCTTGCCGCCAGCGGGATCCCCGGCGGGCCGATCAATGATGTCGCCCAGGTCTTCGCCGATCCGCAGGTGATCGCACGGGGGATGCGCATCGATCCGGGCGGTGTGCCGGCGGTCGCCTCCCCCATCGTGATCGACGGCAAGCGGCAGGTGTCCGACCGGCCGAGTCCCGCTGCTTCGTCGTCCTAG
- a CDS encoding lytic murein transglycosylase, with product MKAGMRRWSIVAAGLVLAGTPIVPILPGAAPAIAQESGLSAAGFQAYLPQLRARAAAAGIRQSTLDRIFPTLEFSARTVQLDRAQPGGTPGSNANPPFAPYRARQLTQALIDRGRSRYAANAAALNDIGRRYGVPPSILVAIWGKETGYGTIMGDFDLLNSLASLAYEGRRRELFTTEFIATLRLVERGFPRDELKGSWAGAAGQSQFLPSVYLRVAVDGDGDGRPDIWRSSLDALASIANYLRDAGWRPGETWGTAVRVPAGFDRAAVATRLRAPRCPAVFARHSRWLTAAEWRRRGIANSLPDRTLASLLEPDGPGQTAYLLTNNYRVILDYNCSNFYALTVGLLADSVAR from the coding sequence ATGAAGGCGGGTATGCGGCGTTGGAGCATCGTGGCGGCGGGGTTGGTGCTGGCAGGAACGCCGATCGTGCCGATCCTTCCCGGTGCAGCGCCGGCGATCGCGCAGGAAAGCGGCCTCAGCGCCGCCGGATTCCAGGCCTATCTGCCGCAGCTTCGCGCCCGCGCCGCCGCCGCCGGCATCCGCCAATCGACGCTCGACCGGATCTTCCCGACGCTCGAATTTTCGGCGCGCACGGTCCAGCTCGATCGCGCGCAACCGGGCGGGACGCCGGGCAGCAACGCCAATCCTCCCTTCGCGCCCTATCGCGCGCGCCAGCTCACGCAGGCGCTCATCGATCGCGGCCGCTCGCGCTACGCGGCCAATGCCGCGGCGCTCAACGATATCGGCCGACGCTATGGCGTTCCGCCGTCGATCCTTGTCGCCATCTGGGGCAAGGAGACGGGTTACGGTACGATCATGGGCGATTTCGATCTGCTCAACAGCCTGGCAAGCCTCGCTTACGAAGGCCGCCGCCGCGAGCTTTTCACGACCGAGTTCATCGCGACCCTGCGCCTCGTCGAGCGCGGTTTCCCGCGCGACGAGTTGAAGGGGAGCTGGGCCGGCGCCGCGGGGCAGTCGCAATTCCTTCCCAGCGTTTACCTGCGCGTCGCGGTCGATGGCGACGGCGACGGGCGGCCCGACATCTGGCGCAGCTCGCTCGACGCGCTCGCCTCAATCGCCAATTACCTTCGCGATGCCGGCTGGCGGCCGGGCGAGACGTGGGGGACGGCGGTGAGGGTGCCGGCGGGTTTCGATCGCGCGGCGGTGGCGACCCGCCTTCGCGCGCCGCGCTGCCCCGCCGTCTTCGCCCGCCACAGCCGCTGGCTCACCGCGGCCGAATGGCGCCGCCGCGGCATCGCCAACAGCCTTCCGGACCGCACGCTGGCCTCGCTGCTCGAGCCGGACGGGCCGGGGCAGACGGCCTATCTTCTCACCAACAATTATCGCGTGATCCTCGACTATAATTGCTCGAACTTCTACGCGCTCACCGTTGGGCTGCTCGCCGATTCGGTCGCGCGCTGA
- a CDS encoding NAD kinase: protein MDALDKPTALVASNAEAAIAAEALLRGRYDFVSLKEAEQIVALGGDGFLLQTLHEMLLRGKVCPVFGMNRGTVGFLMNEWRIDALVERLRNARAFAVAPLEMTATRVNGEVVRHHAINEVSMLRETRQTAWIEVSVNRRVVLPELICDGVLVATPAGSTAYNLSAQGPILPLNSKLMALTPISPFRPRRWHGALIPDDLRVSLRVLDPVKRPVSAVADQHEVRDISTVEVCMDREQALTLLFDPEHALDERISMEQFAA, encoded by the coding sequence ATGGACGCGCTCGACAAGCCGACGGCGCTGGTCGCCTCGAACGCCGAAGCGGCGATCGCCGCAGAGGCGTTGCTTCGCGGCCGCTACGATTTCGTCTCGCTCAAGGAGGCGGAGCAGATCGTCGCCCTGGGCGGTGACGGCTTCCTGTTGCAGACGCTGCATGAAATGCTGCTGCGCGGGAAAGTCTGTCCCGTCTTCGGGATGAACCGGGGAACGGTCGGCTTCCTGATGAACGAATGGCGGATCGACGCGCTCGTCGAGCGGCTCCGCAACGCCCGCGCCTTCGCGGTCGCGCCGCTCGAAATGACGGCGACGCGGGTGAATGGCGAGGTCGTCCGGCACCATGCGATCAACGAAGTGTCGATGCTGCGCGAAACAAGGCAGACGGCGTGGATCGAGGTTTCGGTCAATCGCCGCGTCGTCTTGCCGGAGCTCATCTGCGACGGGGTGCTGGTGGCGACGCCGGCGGGCTCCACCGCCTACAACCTTTCGGCGCAGGGGCCGATCCTGCCGCTCAACTCCAAGCTGATGGCGCTGACCCCGATCAGCCCCTTCCGCCCACGCCGCTGGCACGGCGCGCTGATCCCGGACGATTTGCGCGTCTCGCTTCGGGTGCTCGATCCGGTCAAGCGGCCGGTCTCGGCCGTCGCCGACCAGCATGAGGTGCGCGATATTTCGACGGTCGAGGTGTGCATGGATCGCGAACAGGCGCTGACCCTGCTCTTCGATCCCGAACATGCGCTCGACGAGCGGATTTCGATGGAGCAGTTCGCGGCCTGA
- a CDS encoding hemerythrin domain-containing protein, whose translation MATQTRTRSRQSKNGDTNRKGGSTSGTTAQGSAFRWSGRQAGMIAAAAVAGAAVGAAANLGRKLMVQGLTSNGNWDEALAAEHRLVLGIFDKIEATADDQTFIRAHLLVQLKHALVKHAAEEENVIYPALREADDAHDADALNGEHGYVKTFLYELEKMSKDSPAWIAKIREFRALLEEHIQMEEKEVFPRLKQSMSEEQNATLTAAMNKEGFAMA comes from the coding sequence ATGGCGACGCAGACACGCACCAGAAGCCGGCAATCGAAGAATGGCGACACCAACCGCAAAGGCGGTTCGACGTCGGGAACTACGGCCCAGGGCTCCGCCTTTCGATGGTCGGGACGCCAGGCCGGCATGATCGCCGCCGCCGCGGTGGCCGGCGCGGCGGTTGGCGCCGCGGCGAATCTTGGGCGCAAGCTGATGGTCCAGGGACTGACGTCCAACGGCAATTGGGACGAGGCGCTGGCCGCGGAGCACCGGCTCGTGCTGGGCATCTTCGACAAGATCGAGGCGACCGCCGACGACCAGACTTTCATCCGCGCGCACCTTCTCGTCCAGCTCAAGCATGCGCTCGTCAAGCATGCCGCCGAGGAGGAGAATGTGATCTATCCGGCGCTTCGCGAGGCCGACGACGCGCATGACGCCGACGCGCTCAACGGCGAGCACGGCTATGTGAAGACCTTCCTCTACGAGCTCGAGAAGATGAGCAAGGACAGCCCCGCCTGGATCGCGAAGATCCGCGAGTTTCGTGCGCTACTCGAGGAGCATATCCAGATGGAGGAAAAAGAGGTCTTTCCCCGCCTGAAGCAGTCGATGAGCGAGGAGCAGAACGCCACGCTCACCGCCGCGATGAACAAGGAAGGCTTCGCGATGGCCTGA
- the tmk gene encoding dTMP kinase: MTRARFITLEGGEGVGKSTQLVALAAALRARGLDVVETREPGGSPGAEAIRQLLLQGSEDRWTAESEALLFAAARADHVARTIKPALAAGQWVISDRFIDSSVAYQGIVGHVGADAVRQLHAIGSHGFLPDRTFLLRLENRAAAERARARDTEGSDRIGGREQAFHDRIGFAFGVIANEEPERVRPIDAAGAPEAVTARLLAALEDLL, from the coding sequence GTGACGCGCGCGCGCTTCATCACGCTCGAAGGCGGGGAAGGGGTCGGCAAGTCCACCCAGCTCGTTGCGCTGGCGGCGGCGCTTCGCGCCCGCGGGCTCGACGTCGTCGAAACCCGCGAGCCGGGCGGCAGTCCGGGCGCCGAGGCGATCCGCCAGCTCCTGCTCCAGGGGAGCGAGGATCGGTGGACCGCCGAATCCGAGGCGCTGCTCTTCGCCGCCGCCCGCGCCGATCATGTCGCGCGCACGATCAAGCCCGCGCTTGCCGCCGGCCAGTGGGTGATCTCCGATCGCTTCATCGACAGTTCTGTCGCCTATCAGGGGATCGTCGGCCATGTCGGCGCCGATGCGGTGCGCCAGCTCCACGCCATCGGCAGCCACGGCTTCCTGCCCGACCGGACCTTCCTGCTGCGTCTTGAAAACCGCGCGGCGGCCGAACGCGCGCGCGCCCGCGACACCGAGGGAAGCGACCGGATCGGCGGGCGCGAGCAGGCGTTTCACGACCGCATCGGCTTCGCCTTCGGCGTTATCGCCAATGAGGAACCGGAGAGGGTTCGCCCGATCGACGCCGCCGGTGCGCCCGAGGCGGTGACGGCGCGCCTGCTGGCGGCGCTCGAGGACCTGCTGTGA
- a CDS encoding DNA polymerase III subunit delta', protein MTPLFGHDAAVAAFRAALDSGRLHHAWLIAGPEGVGKATFADKAALRVLAQGMGPVDASGLDVPDDHPVVSLADAGSHPDLMRLERVAKGEGTEIARSIVVDQVRSLNRLFSTTASLSPWRAVVIDSADDLESPGAPNALLKMLEEPPPHTVFLLVSHQPDRLLPTIRSRCRILRLGPLGDDAMASALRAALPDSDEDEIAALVAAGDGAPGRAIAWRGLDLAGLDREMAALADEGDPTGGRRSALAHALALKSAQPRYEAFLVRAPAKIAAAARTRRGPALAQALMLWERATDLASFAKRNSLDPQGVAFELGGLLAALADPGRRAA, encoded by the coding sequence GTGACTCCGCTCTTCGGCCACGACGCGGCGGTGGCGGCCTTCCGGGCCGCGCTGGATTCGGGGCGGCTCCACCATGCCTGGCTGATCGCCGGGCCCGAGGGGGTTGGGAAGGCGACCTTCGCCGACAAGGCGGCGCTGCGTGTGCTTGCCCAGGGCATGGGCCCGGTCGACGCGTCCGGGCTCGACGTCCCCGATGATCATCCGGTCGTCAGCCTCGCCGATGCCGGCAGCCATCCCGATCTCATGCGCCTCGAACGAGTAGCCAAAGGCGAGGGGACCGAGATCGCGCGGTCGATCGTCGTCGATCAGGTCCGATCGCTCAACCGCCTCTTTTCCACCACGGCGTCGCTTTCTCCCTGGCGCGCGGTCGTGATCGACTCCGCGGACGATCTCGAAAGCCCCGGCGCGCCGAACGCGCTGCTCAAGATGCTCGAGGAACCGCCGCCCCACACCGTGTTCCTGCTCGTCAGCCATCAGCCTGACCGGCTGCTCCCGACGATCCGCTCGCGCTGTCGGATCCTGCGGCTGGGCCCGCTCGGGGATGACGCCATGGCGTCGGCCCTGCGCGCGGCATTGCCGGATTCGGACGAGGACGAGATCGCGGCCCTGGTTGCGGCCGGCGATGGCGCGCCCGGTCGGGCCATCGCCTGGCGCGGGCTCGACCTTGCCGGGCTCGATCGCGAGATGGCCGCCCTGGCCGACGAGGGCGATCCGACAGGCGGCCGCCGATCGGCGCTCGCGCACGCTTTGGCGCTGAAGTCCGCCCAGCCGCGCTACGAGGCCTTCCTGGTCCGGGCCCCGGCGAAGATTGCCGCGGCGGCGCGAACGCGCCGAGGCCCCGCCCTCGCCCAGGCCCTCATGCTGTGGGAGCGGGCGACCGATCTCGCATCCTTCGCGAAACGCAACTCGCTTGACCCGCAAGGCGTGGCTTTCGAACTTGGCGGGCTGCTTGCCGCGCTCGCCGACCCGGGCCGCCGCGCCGCCTGA